Proteins encoded in a region of the Plasmodium sp. gorilla clade G2 genome assembly, contig: PADLG01_00_43, whole genome shotgun sequence genome:
- a CDS encoding erythrocyte membrane protein 1, PfEMP1, putative, whose translation MTQLDNICIKKQCNSICNGATCPPCQKECAKYHKWLLTKKMSGMDKKINIKRNTKIVREKIVEYMKKTSKKPNEFIEHYAKVCEHADLNNVFKKKDDQYKPYRGKCKKCIEELTKDVLDKIQNKGGTNSTTNKNIFLFCDEKCDEGSENLYKKYIEQEDKYKNISDLSENVYIPPRKQKICFKGLDGSVNDVKDQDKLFEHLIKLAAIEGFNLGEYYKDKKNKEGKEEEAKKYNYDVLPCNALKYSFLDLRDTILGTDNLEPPDKGTEKNLSGIFEKVYDQKGAKPGSQERQTWWTQNQQCVWEAMKCGYKKSRDEGSPSGTKPKPSVDDLAKCTTIPSETEYPLGTDRPSNGQCKDCSTCKTACDHYKTFIEGWKKQYDDQKKKFDDDTTKKQYTTHPVASTSQNAREYLDKSLKTACQNSKPSGTNDCNCMSDVSLSATDDTPKSLEETPDIVKDKCPCSQQKPQAPAASECKIDQYIRDNKNINIGNGKNPCNSKDKVNWDCGGTRNSPVSGKGECMPPRRQKMCIKYLTELSQIQNITSPDELKEAVIKSASLETYFLWEQYKKDKEKENRKPNEELKKGTIPPDFLRMMFYTLGDFKDLITGKDIGNKIGDVQKARTKIDKILKPSVQPPQQDPSSWWKSVESEVWEAMVCSLSYNGSTVDTGIREALKNNDKNNYDKVNFSDPSGVDLPTFVARPQFLRWMTEWGEHYCVTQKKHYTDVQTQCSNCSVVNGAGGSVTCKNCDNCKQKCQAYKTEIQKWENQWNQQKEKYQKLYNQISGATTKSTQEDPVVTYLKPHTGDTTYATAGGYLKQEGFISECKEQKNFDKNSGGKDTDYAFRNYPHKFNDQCVCTPAAQKPKDQGSHNSQQPGKVPGVGPGQGRSGSSKTSPKPAQNCVHGLDAGKQGDGGLCQGGTVTKINPGGGQGGIQVTPASPSGPPADPGAAGQPQSSQVDTSQTSSSSSQGTSSSTSPSGKVVDNGQAGATSKADPDASLPASNTPNSDNWLDLIKNYVLAPAAIAGIGGYIGTLGAIETAPDIISKGLEYGVPTTVIGLGTGIGAGKAVATKLWDKLIKFIEPSSDGSSSSSSNTSPSNPQDPGSNGGQKNPQSPITPPSSGKTPNNLVTSTLPPVGISFVLGSIALLFYLK comes from the exons ATGACGCAGTTGGacaatatatgtataaaaaaacaatgtAACAGTATATGTAATGGTGCCACCTGTCCCCCATGTCAGAAAGAATGTGCAAAATATCATAAATGGTTACTAACTAAAAAAATGAGTGGAATGGacaaaaagataaatataaagaggAATACAAAAATAGTAAGGGAAAAAATCGTggaatatatgaaaaaaacaaGCAAAAAACCTAATGAATTTATAGAACACTACGCAAAGGTATGTGAACATGCAGATCTTAATAAtgtttttaagaaaaaagacGATCAATATAAACCATACAGAGGAAAATGTAAGAAATGTATAGAAGAATTAACAAAAGATGTTTTAGATAAAATTCAAAATAAAGGTGGGACTAATTCTactacaaataaaaatatctttttgTTTTGTGATGAAAAGTGTGATGAAGGAAGTGAAAATTtgtacaaaaaatatattgaacaGGAggacaaatataaaaacatttcaG ATTTATctgaaaatgtatatataccccctagaaaacaaaaaatatgttttaaagGACTTGATGGTTCTGTTAATGATGTTAAAGATCAAGATAAATTGTTCGAACATTTGATAAAACTAGCTGCAATTGAAGGATTTAATTTAGgagaatattataaagataaaaaaaacaaagaaggaaaagaagaagaagcaaaaaaatataattatgacGTTTTACCTTGTAATGCTTTAAAATATAGTTTTCTTGATTTAAGAGATACAATATTAGGAACTGATAATTTAGAACCACCAGATAAAGGTACCGAAAAAAATTTGAGTGGAATTTTTGAAAAAGTATATGATCAAAAAGGTGCTAAACCTGGTAGTCAGGAACGTCAAACCTGGTGGACACAAAACCAACAATGTGTTTGGGAAGCAATGAAATgtggatataaaaaaagtagaGATGAAGGAAGTCCTAGTGGTACTAAACCTAAACCTAGTGTTGACGACCTAGCAAAGTGTACCACTATACCTAGTGAGACCGAATACCCCCTTGGTACCGATCGCCCTA GTAATGGACAATGTAAGGATTGTTCCACGTGTAAAACAGCATGTGATCattataaaacatttattGAAGGATGGAAGAAACAATATGATgatcagaaaaaaaaatttgatgaTGATACCACAAAAAAACAATACACTACCCATCCTGTGGCATCAACGTCACAAAATGCTCGAGAATATTTGGACAAATCGTTAAAAACAGCGTGTCAAAATAGTAAACCTAGTGGTACCAATGATTGTAATTGTATGAGTGATGTGTCGTTGTCTGCCACTGATGATACCCCCAAATCTTTGGAGGAAACACCAGATATAGTGAAAGACAAATGTCCGTGTAGCCAACAAAAACCACAAGCACCAGCGGCATCGGAGTGTAAAATTGATCAATATATTAGGGacaataaaaacataaatataggAAATGGAAAAAACCCTTGCAATTCAAAAGATAAAGTAAACTGGGATTGTGGTGGAACAAGGAACAGTCCAGTATCTGGAAAAGGTGAGTGTATGCCTCCTAGAAGACAAAAAATGTGCATAAAGTATTTAACAGAACTTAGtcaaatacaaaatataactTCACCAGATGAATTGAAAGAAGCTGTTATCAAATCTGCTTCACtagaaacatattttttatgggAACAATACAAAAaggataaagaaaaagaaaaccGCAAACCAAATgaggaattaaaaaaaggaacAATTCCTCCTGATTTTTTACGAATGATGTTCTACACGTTAGGTGATTTTAAAGATTTAATAACAGGAAAAGATATAGGTAATAAAATTGGTGATGTGCAGAAGGCAAGAACAAAAATAGATAAAATTCTTAAACCAAGTGTCCAACCCCCCCAACAAGACCCCTCATCCTGGTGGAAAAGTGTTGAGTCGGAAGTTTGGGAAGCTATGGTATGTTCACTATCATACAATGGTAGTACTGTGGACACAGGTATACGCGAGGCTTTAAAAAACAACGACAAAAACAACTACGATAAAGTGAATTTTAGTGATCCCAGTGGCGTAGATTTACCCACGTTTGTGGCTCGACCCCAATTCCTCCGCTGGATGACCGAATGGGGGGAACACTATTGTGTCACACAGAAAAAACACTATACGGACGTACAGACACAGTGCAGTAACTGTAGTGTCGTTAATGGTGCTGGTGGTAGTGTAACATGTAAGAATTGTGACAATTGTAAACAGAAGTGCCAAGCATATAAAACGGAAATACAAAAATGGGAAAATCAGTGGAAccaacaaaaagaaaaataccAAAAATTATACAACCAAATAAGTGGTGCCACTACCAAATCTACACAAGAAGATCCCGTGGTCACATACCTAAAACCACATACTGGTGACACCACTTATGCTACTGCTGGTGGGTATTTGAAACAAGAAGGATTCATAAGTGAAtgtaaagaacaaaaaaattttgataaaaatagTGGTGGTAAAGATACTGATTATGCGTTTAGAAATTACCCACATAAATTTAATGACCAGTGTGTTTGTACGCCGGCGGCACAAAAACCAAAGGATCAGGGGTCACACAATTCGCAACAACCGGGAAAAGTACCTGGAGTGGGACCTGGACAGGGACGATCAGGATCATCAAAGACATCACCAAAACCTGCTCAAAATTGTGTTCACGGACTTGATGCTGGGAAGCAGGGGGATGGGGGACTTTGTCAAGGAGGAACAGTTACTAAAATAAATCCAGGAGGAGGACAAGGTGGCATTCAAGTTACTCCTGCCTCACCTAGTGGGCCCCCAGCTGATCCTGGTGCTGCGGGTCAACCACAGTCTTCACAGGTTGATACGTCTCAAACCAGTTCCTCGTCTTCACAGGGGACTTCATCGAGTACCTCACCTAGTGGTAAAGTTGTTGATAATGGTCAGGCGGGAGCAACATCAAAAGCTGATCCTGATGCTAGTCTTCCTGCTTCTAATACTCCTAATTCTGATAATTGGTTGGatctaataaaaaattatgttttgGCTCCTGCGGCTATTGCTGGTATTGGAGGGTATATTGGAACATTAGGAGCTATTGAAACTGCTCCAGATATAATTTCTAAAGGATTGGAGTATGGTGTTCCAACTACAGTAATTGGATTAGGAACTGGAATAGGAGCTGGAAAAGCTGTGGCAACAAAACTTTGGGATAAACTCATAAAATTCATTGAGCCCTCCAGTGATGGTTCATCATCATCAAGTAGTAACACGTCACCATCAAACCCGCAAGACCCAGGATCAAACGGTGGACAAAAAAACCCCCAATCACCAATAACCCCCCCATCTAGTGGTAAAACCCCCAATAACCTGGTGACATCTACCCTTCCCCCTGTGGGGATAAGTTTTGTGTTGGGTTCTATTGctttattgttttatttgaAG taa